A single genomic interval of Sulfurovum sp. TSL6 harbors:
- a CDS encoding (Fe-S)-binding protein — protein MSKKLEDIFNFTDTSEACIKCGKCIPVCTIHQVNPDETTSPRGFIDLLGAYQKGDLELDKNAKDIFESCFLCTNCVDVCPNSLATDMIIEEVRADIADKFGIAWFKRGFFYLLRHRKIMDLVMKLGFMFKTCALSVDEKGRGLRARFSLPMVKKGRLLPSLAKTSFLNSHPEEIPAPLQEKKNPRVAIFIGCLANYNYTDIGESLVEILKQLNIDVFIPKKQLCCGAPAYFTGDVDSVEFMTKKNIEYFEGFMDECDAMLIPEATCSAMVKHDWQVFFENHDMPEWKERAEKVAQKIHMATAWLYNNTDLVKLLAEKGKKFDDVVTYHDPCHARKVQGIWEEPRNLLAQNYPMKEMSDPNRCCGFGGVTMQTEKFHLAEAAGKPKAAMIDDTKAKYVSAECSACRVQLSEAMNNAEVETIFKNPLELIAEALKD, from the coding sequence ATGAGTAAAAAATTAGAAGATATTTTTAACTTTACCGATACCAGTGAAGCCTGTATCAAATGTGGAAAATGCATCCCAGTATGTACCATCCACCAAGTAAACCCGGATGAAACAACTTCTCCTCGTGGGTTCATTGACCTTTTAGGTGCCTATCAAAAAGGCGATCTGGAACTAGATAAAAATGCCAAAGATATTTTCGAATCTTGTTTCTTGTGTACCAACTGTGTCGATGTCTGTCCTAACTCATTGGCTACGGATATGATCATCGAAGAAGTGCGTGCCGATATCGCGGATAAGTTCGGTATAGCATGGTTCAAACGCGGATTTTTCTACCTGCTTCGCCACCGTAAGATCATGGACCTGGTCATGAAACTTGGCTTCATGTTCAAAACCTGTGCATTGTCTGTAGATGAAAAAGGCAGAGGTCTTAGAGCAAGATTTTCCCTCCCTATGGTAAAAAAAGGCAGACTGCTTCCATCATTGGCAAAAACAAGCTTTTTAAATAGTCATCCTGAAGAGATACCTGCACCGCTGCAAGAGAAGAAAAACCCTCGTGTAGCGATCTTCATTGGATGTCTTGCCAACTATAACTATACAGATATCGGCGAGAGTTTGGTAGAAATACTGAAACAATTGAATATTGATGTGTTCATCCCTAAAAAACAACTCTGTTGCGGTGCGCCAGCCTACTTTACAGGAGATGTTGATTCTGTAGAGTTTATGACCAAAAAAAATATCGAATACTTTGAGGGTTTTATGGATGAGTGTGATGCGATGTTAATCCCTGAAGCAACCTGTTCAGCGATGGTAAAACATGATTGGCAGGTCTTCTTTGAAAATCATGATATGCCTGAATGGAAAGAACGTGCAGAAAAAGTAGCCCAGAAGATCCACATGGCAACGGCATGGCTCTATAACAATACCGACCTGGTTAAATTACTGGCAGAAAAGGGTAAAAAGTTTGATGACGTCGTCACGTATCATGACCCTTGTCATGCGAGGAAAGTACAGGGTATCTGGGAAGAACCTCGGAACCTACTTGCGCAAAACTATCCGATGAAAGAGATGAGTGATCCGAACCGCTGTTGTGGATTTGGTGGGGTAACGATGCAAACAGAGAAGTTCCATCTTGCAGAAGCTGCAGGAAAACCTAAAGCAGCCATGATCGATGATACAAAAGCCAAATATGTAAGTGCAGAATGTAGTGCTTGTCGTGTACAACTGAGTGAAGCGATGAACAACGCAGAGGTAGAGACTATCTTTAAAAATCCTTTAGAGCTTATAGCTGAGGCTCTTAAGGATTAA
- a CDS encoding ArsS family sensor histidine kinase: protein MKNLSVTTFIHILFSVAILILIATFLLFLSWDKDRHKIEEYKHYQLISITFLSKLQLNPGKEDLDSLYKDLRVKPLSQKKAIEIKKQIETEGETVFTGGSSVGQVRVFRVEDEHYIYVQRMQHNLLLEDDRPENYYFEIAVALGVFLIAVLFILYLAVLRKLYPLKKLHKQIQRFAQGDMQTRITYLYDDEIGKIAKSFDDAIVHINALSTSKNLFMRNLMHELKTPITKGRIVVEMMEDEASKKILVRAFERMNELISELAEIERVTTQSFEPTYEYVMLDEIIRRSQELLMMPKDNITVDVKNIALATDIKLLSLAIKNLLDNGIKYSKDKHVTIKSVGDGLEISSKGEKLQHPLSYYVEPFSQGEKRSSGFGLGLYIVHNILEKLGCGLEYKYIDGYNIFVIKAGDACRFG, encoded by the coding sequence ATGAAAAACTTATCCGTAACCACCTTTATACATATTCTTTTCTCCGTAGCAATTTTGATTTTGATCGCTACTTTTTTACTTTTTCTTTCCTGGGATAAAGACCGACATAAGATCGAAGAGTATAAACACTATCAACTTATCTCCATTACTTTTCTCTCAAAATTACAGCTCAATCCAGGAAAAGAAGACTTGGATTCACTCTATAAAGACTTACGTGTAAAACCACTGTCTCAGAAGAAGGCCATAGAGATTAAAAAGCAGATCGAAACAGAGGGTGAAACAGTGTTTACCGGAGGCTCTTCTGTTGGACAAGTGAGGGTTTTTAGAGTAGAAGATGAACATTATATCTATGTACAACGTATGCAACACAATCTTTTGTTAGAAGATGACAGGCCAGAGAATTATTATTTCGAGATCGCTGTCGCCTTGGGTGTTTTTCTTATTGCTGTACTTTTTATACTCTATTTGGCGGTTTTAAGAAAACTTTATCCTTTAAAAAAATTACATAAACAGATACAAAGATTTGCCCAGGGGGATATGCAGACACGCATTACCTATCTCTATGATGATGAGATAGGTAAAATTGCAAAAAGTTTTGATGATGCTATTGTGCATATCAATGCTTTGAGTACCTCTAAAAACCTTTTTATGCGTAACTTGATGCATGAGCTTAAAACGCCTATTACCAAAGGGCGTATCGTTGTTGAAATGATGGAAGATGAAGCAAGTAAAAAGATACTTGTACGTGCCTTTGAACGGATGAATGAACTGATCTCGGAACTTGCAGAGATAGAGAGGGTGACGACGCAAAGTTTTGAACCTACATATGAGTATGTCATGCTTGATGAAATCATACGAAGAAGTCAAGAACTTTTGATGATGCCTAAAGATAACATTACTGTCGATGTGAAAAATATCGCTTTAGCTACAGATATCAAACTACTCTCCCTAGCTATTAAGAACCTGCTAGACAATGGGATAAAATATAGCAAAGATAAACACGTGACAATTAAATCGGTAGGGGATGGTTTGGAGATCAGTTCTAAGGGTGAAAAACTGCAACATCCGCTCTCTTATTATGTAGAACCCTTTTCCCAGGGAGAAAAAAGAAGTTCAGGTTTTGGTTTGGGACTTTATATTGTTCATAATATTTTGGAAAAATTAGGTTGTGGATTGGAGTATAAATATATAGATGGATATAATATCTTTGTTATCAAGGCAGGAGATGCCTGCCGATTTGGTTAA
- a CDS encoding response regulator transcription factor, whose protein sequence is MIKILIIEDDPELALILTNYLTKYDMEVIGAEDPYIGLSLLTQHEFDLIILDLTLPGMDGLEVIPKIRDLTNIPIIISSARDDITDKVIGMERGADDYMPKPYDPRELVTRIKTILRRTHSVEEKVQEAEALFVADPNAREIRFKGKSLELTAAEYDILGMLLQHKNGSVSREQLLYESEHIDDDSSIKNIDVIISRIRQKIAKIDPDNIYIKPIRGVGYLLTDRV, encoded by the coding sequence ATTATAAAAATACTCATTATAGAAGATGATCCGGAATTAGCACTCATCTTAACAAATTACCTTACAAAATATGATATGGAAGTGATAGGTGCTGAAGACCCTTATATAGGACTTTCACTTTTAACACAGCATGAATTTGATCTGATCATTTTAGATTTGACCTTGCCGGGTATGGATGGGTTGGAAGTGATCCCTAAAATACGTGATCTGACCAATATTCCTATTATCATCTCTTCAGCAAGAGATGATATTACCGATAAGGTGATCGGTATGGAACGTGGTGCAGATGATTATATGCCAAAACCTTATGATCCTAGAGAACTTGTGACACGTATCAAAACGATTTTAAGACGTACACACAGTGTAGAGGAAAAAGTACAGGAAGCAGAAGCACTTTTTGTTGCAGACCCTAACGCCAGAGAGATCCGCTTCAAAGGGAAGTCATTAGAACTCACTGCTGCAGAGTATGATATCTTGGGTATGCTCTTACAGCACAAGAACGGCTCTGTCTCAAGAGAACAGCTTTTATATGAAAGTGAACATATTGATGATGACAGTTCTATTAAAAATATTGATGTGATCATTTCACGGATACGACAGAAAATCGCGAAAATAGATCCTGATAACATTTACATTAAACCGATTCGTGGTGTAGGATACCTTTTAACTGATAGAGTATGA
- a CDS encoding AI-2E family transporter, translating to MITNKSITITILFVLSLMGAYSIYKPFLLSIVVAMLLTMATYNLTKKLIKYFNSRKLSAIFTSSLLILILFAPIIYMATTGVGYIAQLDVETINEVTSVVQTFTQKIPYVKEWSQIGLSDERIAGYIQESTSYMTTAGSAGLGFVKNMILVLVFYFIINFYGEGFFDLIRALMPVSRMKSAKMIHEVSSTMEVVFYSIVVTAIFEGFLFGVMVSYFGFNGLLFGVIYGFASLIPVIGGAVVWIPVVLYSWSNMDANTAIFIASYSIVVISIIADTLIKPVIIKVIKVDLLKSTIEINEIVIFFSIIAGMSTYGFWGMILGPAITSFLIAITKVYIDYNHKEQSKLIT from the coding sequence TTGATAACGAATAAAAGTATCACGATCACTATACTTTTTGTACTTTCACTGATGGGTGCCTATAGTATCTACAAACCCTTTTTACTCTCTATTGTAGTGGCGATGTTGCTTACTATGGCAACGTACAACCTGACAAAAAAATTGATCAAATATTTTAATTCCAGAAAGTTGAGTGCTATTTTTACTTCTTCACTATTGATCTTGATACTATTTGCACCTATCATTTATATGGCAACCACAGGGGTAGGGTATATCGCACAACTTGATGTTGAAACCATCAATGAGGTTACCTCGGTCGTTCAAACCTTTACACAAAAGATACCCTATGTAAAAGAGTGGAGTCAGATAGGTTTGAGTGATGAAAGGATCGCAGGGTATATCCAAGAGTCAACCTCTTACATGACAACAGCCGGAAGTGCGGGTCTTGGGTTTGTGAAGAATATGATTCTTGTACTTGTTTTTTATTTTATCATCAACTTCTATGGGGAAGGCTTTTTTGATCTGATACGTGCACTCATGCCTGTGAGCAGAATGAAAAGTGCCAAGATGATACATGAAGTATCTTCTACGATGGAAGTGGTTTTTTATTCGATCGTTGTGACAGCCATTTTTGAAGGTTTCCTATTTGGGGTCATGGTGAGTTACTTCGGATTTAATGGACTGCTTTTTGGTGTGATCTATGGTTTTGCATCATTGATACCTGTCATTGGAGGGGCTGTTGTCTGGATACCCGTGGTATTGTATTCTTGGTCAAATATGGATGCGAACACGGCCATTTTTATTGCGAGTTATTCTATTGTTGTTATTTCTATCATCGCCGATACGCTCATTAAACCGGTGATTATCAAAGTGATCAAAGTAGATCTATTGAAAAGTACGATCGAGATCAATGAGATTGTTATATTTTTCTCTATTATCGCAGGGATGAGTACGTACGGCTTTTGGGGAATGATATTGGGACCGGCGATTACTTCATTTTTGATTGCGATTACTAAAGTATATATAGATTATAATCATAAAGAACAAAGTAAACTGATCACGTAA